In a genomic window of Thalassotalea piscium:
- the lpxK gene encoding tetraacyldisaccharide 4'-kinase encodes MRLIEKVWFHQHAAKWLLVPLLLPFSLLFYLLTSLRVLLYRIGIKQRIKTQLPVVVVGNIGIGGNGKTPLVIYLIEQCTSLGIKVGVISRGYGGKASHYPYLLDDKSTAGEAGDEPYLIYQRCKIPVVVGADRVASAHVLAEQGCQLIIADDGLQHYRLQRDIEVIVIDGKRLFGNGFLLPAGPLREGKSRLNSTSHLIVNGELLATEQLTLPYAIMQLKATTIVNLLSGQRLTIDEFCQQYDKVNAIAGIGDPQRFFNTLMALGLTLEHSKGFIDHQAYNELSFNEFTANAPLLMTEKDAVKCYGFAKEHWWYLPVNASFNSDDSNNRIHNLINEIECLLISN; translated from the coding sequence TCTATTAACTTCACTCAGAGTGCTATTGTATCGTATTGGCATAAAACAGCGCATTAAAACACAACTGCCAGTGGTAGTTGTTGGCAATATAGGCATTGGTGGCAATGGTAAAACGCCACTGGTAATATATTTAATTGAGCAGTGTACGTCTTTAGGTATTAAAGTTGGTGTGATAAGTCGTGGCTATGGTGGAAAGGCAAGCCATTATCCGTATTTACTTGATGATAAATCAACCGCTGGTGAAGCTGGCGATGAACCTTATCTTATTTACCAACGCTGTAAAATCCCCGTTGTAGTAGGTGCAGATCGAGTTGCTAGCGCTCACGTGCTAGCAGAGCAAGGGTGTCAGTTAATTATTGCAGATGATGGTTTACAGCATTATCGTTTACAACGAGATATTGAAGTTATTGTAATCGATGGAAAAAGACTTTTTGGGAATGGTTTTTTATTACCAGCAGGGCCTTTGCGAGAAGGTAAATCTCGACTTAATAGTACCTCACATTTGATCGTAAATGGTGAGCTGTTAGCCACTGAACAATTAACGTTGCCGTATGCAATTATGCAGTTAAAGGCTACTACTATAGTTAACTTGTTATCAGGGCAACGGTTAACCATTGACGAGTTTTGTCAGCAATATGATAAAGTAAATGCGATAGCAGGTATTGGCGACCCACAGCGTTTTTTCAATACATTAATGGCATTGGGTTTAACACTTGAGCACAGCAAAGGCTTTATTGATCATCAAGCTTATAATGAATTAAGTTTTAATGAGTTTACCGCAAACGCACCGTTATTAATGACAGAAAAAGACGCGGTTAAATGCTATGGTTTTGCTAAAGAACATTGGTGGTACCTACCTGTAAACGCTAGTTTTAATAGCGATGACAGTAATAATAGAATACACAATTTAATAAATGAAATAGAATGCTTATTAATAAGCAATTAG
- a CDS encoding Trm112 family protein has product MAFDIKLLEILACPVCKGKLDYKKEQKQLICNFDRLVYNIVDDIPVLLESEAQRLTDTDNS; this is encoded by the coding sequence ATGGCCTTTGATATTAAACTATTAGAAATTTTAGCGTGCCCAGTGTGTAAAGGAAAATTAGATTACAAAAAAGAACAGAAGCAACTGATTTGTAATTTTGATCGATTAGTTTATAACATTGTTGACGACATTCCTGTGCTGCTAGAAAGTGAAGCGCAACGTTTAACTGATACTGATAATAGCTAG
- the kdsB gene encoding 3-deoxy-manno-octulosonate cytidylyltransferase has translation MSFIVIIPARYESSRLPGKVLADIAGKPMIQWVVEKALSSGASKVIVATDNDKVATAVESFGGEVCRTRADHQSGTERLAEVVSQYQFSPEQVIVNVQGDEPFIPPENIRQVALNLSSQSKARMSTLSMTITDVEEAFNPNAVKVLCDKEGYALYFSRATIPYDRNRFLNQQTVTEIGPFYQRHIGIYAYRAGFITDYVTWPTSQLEQVESLEQLRVLWQGEKIHVAIAQTRLPVEGVDTPEDLDKARNFAKALN, from the coding sequence ATGTCTTTTATTGTAATAATACCTGCTAGGTATGAGTCTTCGCGCCTGCCAGGAAAAGTGCTCGCTGATATTGCTGGAAAACCTATGATTCAGTGGGTAGTTGAAAAAGCATTAAGTAGCGGCGCAAGTAAGGTAATAGTTGCAACTGACAATGATAAAGTCGCCACTGCAGTTGAAAGCTTTGGCGGCGAAGTATGTCGTACTCGTGCTGATCATCAGTCAGGTACCGAACGTTTAGCTGAAGTAGTATCTCAGTATCAATTTTCTCCTGAGCAAGTTATTGTTAATGTACAAGGTGATGAGCCTTTTATCCCACCCGAAAATATTCGTCAGGTAGCACTTAATTTATCAAGTCAGTCGAAAGCAAGAATGTCGACCTTATCGATGACTATTACTGACGTTGAAGAAGCGTTCAATCCTAATGCGGTAAAGGTGCTGTGCGATAAAGAGGGTTATGCATTGTACTTTAGCAGAGCAACGATCCCTTATGATCGTAATCGTTTTTTAAATCAACAAACAGTTACCGAAATAGGTCCGTTTTATCAGCGTCATATTGGTATTTATGCATACCGCGCTGGTTTCATCACCGATTATGTAACTTGGCCGACAAGTCAATTAGAGCAAGTTGAGTCTCTAGAGCAGTTGAGAGTATTATGGCAAGGTGAAAAAATTCATGTGGCTATAGCGCAAACTCGTCTACCAGTTGAAGGTGTTGATACTCCAGAAGATCTTGATAAAGCAAGAAATTTTGCTAAAGCGTTAAATTAA
- a CDS encoding DUF3083 family protein, translating to MAISRTRSTQHHKVFLPQSARSNQYIMVKLPLTDALIDKHSNLIDEASNEPYKALYQLFADTFFDVNNKYDIESGQFIASDKFARVRYSPERITVETSQQILFLYNPRNHYSQNSYAVGDKRVDKLTLLYLANGDDVRLDSAKFHKKVSIALKEFMQEIGLEDTTVRLRDHQHSTYDLFAKDKGVTGMTSHKFRTIKNRYAADDVTMPAKRDVLNYVVADIPINRRIKNLVEFDKSSSKPFQSLYNEINEAVVAAAKQYHLTDGAVIANDKFPILRSREESSIKEDGEILKLGFNPFEPTGNLSFISEGESLVESVQVVFVATKEDKTSYGYGKFLNQVEQALRQVANKLDYVNDREELVVRVHQHIGYDL from the coding sequence ATGGCAATCTCTCGTACCCGTAGCACTCAACATCATAAAGTGTTTTTACCACAATCAGCACGGAGTAATCAGTATATTATGGTAAAGTTACCATTAACTGATGCCTTAATTGACAAGCATTCTAACCTTATTGATGAAGCAAGTAACGAACCTTACAAAGCCTTATATCAATTATTTGCTGATACATTTTTTGATGTTAATAATAAATATGATATTGAAAGTGGACAATTTATAGCCAGTGATAAATTTGCTCGTGTACGTTACAGCCCAGAAAGAATAACGGTAGAAACATCGCAACAAATTTTATTTTTATATAACCCTCGAAATCACTACAGTCAAAACAGCTATGCAGTTGGTGATAAACGTGTAGACAAACTTACCCTTTTATATTTGGCAAATGGTGACGATGTTAGACTAGACTCGGCTAAGTTCCATAAAAAGGTGTCAATTGCATTAAAAGAGTTTATGCAAGAAATTGGCTTAGAAGATACTACAGTACGTTTACGTGATCACCAGCACTCAACTTATGATTTGTTCGCTAAAGATAAAGGGGTTACGGGTATGACCTCACATAAATTTAGAACGATTAAAAACCGCTATGCAGCTGATGATGTCACTATGCCAGCTAAAAGAGACGTATTAAATTATGTAGTGGCTGATATTCCAATTAACCGCAGAATTAAAAATTTAGTTGAGTTTGATAAATCAAGCAGTAAGCCTTTTCAATCACTTTATAATGAAATAAACGAGGCTGTTGTAGCCGCAGCTAAGCAGTACCATTTAACTGATGGGGCTGTAATTGCTAATGATAAGTTTCCGATTTTACGATCGCGAGAAGAATCGAGTATTAAAGAAGATGGCGAAATTTTAAAATTAGGTTTTAATCCGTTTGAACCTACAGGTAATCTTTCGTTTATTAGTGAAGGTGAAAGCTTAGTTGAATCTGTACAAGTTGTTTTTGTAGCAACTAAAGAAGATAAAACAAGTTATGGCTATGGTAAATTTTTAAACCAAGTTGAGCAGGCTTTACGTCAGGTTGCTAATAAGCTTGATTATGTTAACGATCGAGAAGAGTTGGTTGTTAGAGTGCATCAACATATAGGTTATGATTTATAA
- a CDS encoding DUF6172 family protein, with product MKKTFSLVHEKIKRPRLIDAIKHEVKKYVKRERNKNLPEGADFLDFDCRYGQTKDDTKEIHLSAINKCIDEADKLGIDSFYLEILAKPGFRRSANNDIDEEELDQ from the coding sequence ATGAAGAAAACATTTTCACTTGTTCACGAAAAAATTAAACGCCCTCGCTTGATTGATGCAATTAAGCATGAAGTAAAAAAATACGTTAAGCGTGAACGTAATAAAAATTTACCTGAAGGTGCTGACTTTCTAGATTTTGACTGCCGCTACGGACAAACCAAAGATGACACCAAAGAAATACATTTATCGGCGATAAACAAATGTATTGATGAGGCTGATAAGCTTGGAATAGACTCTTTTTATCTTGAAATATTAGCTAAGCCTGGTTTTCGCAGATCTGCAAATAACGACATAGACGAAGAAGAACTAGACCAATAA
- a CDS encoding IS4 family transposase, with amino-acid sequence MTTLSNLFTCDSISLDPRIQKSLFITANSLINGASLALTSMGRHSASLHQKSEKHAIKRVDRLLGNERLHRNRLSYYQNIARLFATTANPLIHVDWSTVYNYNFVMLRAAISIKGRAVTIYEEVHPEIKHGNHQVHLSFIANLKKVLPEGVMPIICTDAGFKVPWFKAIESHQWFWLARTRGTVKCQLQGQTSWEYVSNCHRFALAIPSELKGVVLSKSHQFNCRGGVLFKGKSMQRHKLNRQGITTKCNTNKKHAKSAKEPWFLVSNLPRETFKANQLVNMYKRRMAIEESFRDCKNEYYGLGLSRSLSRSVERLQVILLLSMMVQFYLYCVGKAAETAGYHRQFQANTVKTKRVLSYGYLALRIIQYKRYQLSDKMIISAMETLIIDSLY; translated from the coding sequence ATGACTACATTATCAAACTTATTCACTTGTGATTCAATCTCTTTAGACCCTCGAATACAAAAATCTCTTTTTATTACAGCCAATAGCCTCATCAACGGAGCTTCATTAGCCTTAACCTCGATGGGTAGGCATTCAGCTAGCTTGCATCAAAAATCTGAAAAACATGCGATTAAACGCGTCGATAGGCTACTTGGTAATGAACGGTTACATCGAAATAGGCTGTCATACTATCAAAACATAGCACGCTTATTTGCTACAACCGCTAACCCGCTTATACATGTCGACTGGTCCACAGTTTATAACTATAACTTTGTTATGCTAAGAGCCGCAATTTCTATAAAAGGACGTGCGGTGACTATTTATGAAGAAGTCCATCCTGAAATAAAACATGGTAACCATCAAGTACATCTGAGCTTTATTGCTAACTTGAAAAAGGTATTACCTGAAGGTGTTATGCCTATTATTTGCACTGATGCCGGCTTTAAAGTTCCATGGTTTAAAGCGATTGAGTCTCATCAATGGTTTTGGCTGGCAAGAACGAGGGGAACGGTTAAGTGTCAGCTTCAAGGGCAAACAAGCTGGGAGTATGTCAGTAATTGTCACCGTTTTGCACTGGCTATACCGAGTGAGCTCAAAGGTGTAGTTTTATCAAAATCTCATCAATTTAATTGTCGGGGGGGGGTATTATTTAAGGGAAAAAGCATGCAACGTCATAAGCTTAATCGACAAGGTATAACGACAAAGTGCAATACTAATAAAAAACACGCAAAATCAGCTAAAGAGCCTTGGTTTTTGGTCTCAAATTTACCCAGAGAAACCTTTAAAGCGAATCAGTTAGTGAATATGTACAAACGAAGAATGGCTATTGAAGAGTCGTTTAGAGACTGTAAAAACGAATATTATGGCTTAGGCTTATCGCGGAGTTTAAGTCGCTCAGTAGAAAGGTTACAGGTTATTTTACTCTTAAGTATGATGGTACAATTTTACTTGTATTGTGTTGGTAAAGCTGCTGAAACAGCAGGATATCACCGACAATTTCAAGCAAATACAGTAAAAACTAAACGGGTGTTATCTTATGGATATTTGGCGCTAAGGATTATTCAATATAAACGGTATCAATTATCGGATAAGATGATAATAAGTGCCATGGAAACACTTATTATTGATAGTTTATATTGA
- the pepN gene encoding aminopeptidase N, whose translation MKVKHSLLAKALTIALSSSVLLSACDTNTNTSTISEQSKAVEQNKMVRAQSESLFADYAQMRANQVSNVSYNLQVMVGNQSTTFSGTTEIQFDLVANNQNDLTIDFDAGTVENVLVNGKAANFSYQQWFITIPADELSTGKNTITVSYEREYATDGSGLHRFVDPENGEVYLYTDFEPYDANKLFPHFDQPDLKATYTMQVTAPKHWQVISATRETKIDEQGENNLWHFPTSAKFSSYVFSLHAGNYAVWEDSFEDIPLRVFARQSLKQYVNTDEWFTPTKQSFGFFNKYFDVKYPFGKYDQVVAPDFNAGAMENVGAVTFSENYISRGEKSTQAKMSLANVIAHEMAHMWFGDLVTMRWWNGLWLNESFATYMANLAVEKASDFENLWDVFYSGTKQWAYRSDDSVNTHAIELPVPSTGDALTNFDGITYGKGASVLKQLPFYLGEENFRVGVSNYLKKFAYKNTDLDDFIGELGKAAGKDMTQWTQDWLYQAGVNTIKVNYQCTDGKISSFAIDQTAPENYPTLREQRVQVGLYNLVGDTMSLTQATPITYKGARTEINDVIGQSCPDLVYPNEADWGYVKVDLDDNSLAAVNQHINSIDNTTMRLMLWQSLADSVNDAKLPADQFVNFAIANIEGETDYNVVRKIAGSLSSALGYLTTATRLGQKDYSAVYQEVEDLYLDLLAKAEAGSDFQKMWYSRYVSTAKTNKHLANLTDILNGEKSFNGLAIDQDKRWTIVAKLNRYQYGNYQALLTAEQAKDNSDTGVKNAIYAEVLRPEAEVKAKWFNVVVNNPDKLKLSTLRYIMWGLFPSEQEALEAPYKDKILAHIPKLNEGSDLSLLGSFTGSMLPSSCSAESESELAKLVTEYADMKPQALKSVKATHQQVGRCIKALKLLK comes from the coding sequence ATGAAAGTTAAACACTCTTTATTAGCTAAAGCCCTTACAATTGCGCTTTCTAGTTCAGTATTACTTAGCGCCTGTGATACAAACACCAACACTTCTACCATTTCTGAGCAATCAAAAGCTGTAGAGCAAAATAAAATGGTAAGAGCGCAAAGTGAATCTTTATTTGCAGATTATGCACAAATGCGTGCCAATCAGGTCAGCAATGTCAGTTATAACTTACAAGTTATGGTTGGCAATCAATCTACAACTTTTTCAGGTACAACTGAAATTCAGTTTGACTTAGTTGCTAATAATCAAAATGATCTTACTATAGATTTTGACGCTGGTACTGTTGAAAACGTACTTGTTAATGGTAAGGCTGCTAATTTTAGTTATCAGCAGTGGTTTATTACTATACCTGCAGATGAATTAAGTACAGGCAAAAACACAATTACGGTGAGCTATGAGCGTGAATATGCCACCGATGGCTCTGGCTTGCATCGCTTTGTTGACCCTGAAAACGGCGAAGTATATTTATATACCGATTTTGAACCTTATGACGCAAACAAGCTTTTTCCTCATTTTGACCAACCTGACTTAAAAGCTACCTACACAATGCAGGTAACAGCGCCTAAGCACTGGCAAGTGATATCAGCAACACGCGAAACAAAAATAGACGAACAAGGTGAGAACAATCTGTGGCATTTTCCTACCTCGGCTAAGTTTTCTTCTTATGTATTTTCGTTACATGCTGGTAACTATGCGGTGTGGGAAGACAGCTTTGAAGATATTCCACTACGAGTGTTTGCTCGTCAAAGTCTAAAGCAGTACGTAAATACTGATGAGTGGTTTACGCCAACGAAACAAAGCTTTGGATTTTTTAACAAGTATTTCGATGTAAAATACCCATTTGGTAAATACGACCAAGTGGTAGCCCCTGACTTTAACGCCGGTGCGATGGAAAACGTAGGTGCGGTAACTTTTAGTGAGAACTATATTAGCCGTGGCGAAAAATCTACCCAAGCAAAAATGAGTTTAGCTAATGTTATTGCCCATGAAATGGCACATATGTGGTTTGGCGACTTAGTAACTATGCGCTGGTGGAATGGCTTATGGCTAAATGAAAGCTTTGCTACCTATATGGCTAATCTTGCCGTTGAAAAAGCCAGTGACTTTGAAAACCTATGGGATGTTTTTTACTCGGGTACTAAACAATGGGCCTATAGAAGTGATGACTCTGTTAATACTCATGCCATTGAACTACCTGTACCTTCAACAGGTGATGCCTTAACCAACTTTGATGGCATTACTTATGGTAAAGGTGCCTCAGTACTTAAACAGCTCCCCTTCTACCTTGGAGAAGAAAATTTTAGAGTAGGTGTTAGCAATTACTTGAAAAAGTTTGCTTATAAAAATACCGACCTTGATGATTTTATTGGGGAGCTTGGTAAAGCTGCAGGCAAAGACATGACCCAATGGACGCAAGATTGGCTATATCAAGCGGGTGTAAATACCATAAAAGTTAATTACCAATGTACAGATGGTAAAATATCATCGTTTGCTATCGATCAAACCGCACCTGAAAATTACCCAACACTTCGTGAGCAGCGTGTTCAAGTTGGTTTATATAACCTTGTTGGTGATACCATGAGCTTAACTCAAGCAACACCTATCACTTACAAAGGTGCCCGCACAGAAATTAACGATGTTATTGGGCAAAGCTGTCCCGATTTAGTGTATCCAAACGAAGCTGACTGGGGTTATGTTAAAGTTGATTTAGATGACAATTCTTTAGCCGCTGTTAATCAACATATTAACTCGATAGATAACACCACTATGCGCTTAATGTTATGGCAAAGCCTTGCAGATAGCGTTAATGATGCTAAGTTACCTGCAGATCAATTTGTTAACTTTGCAATTGCTAATATCGAAGGTGAAACTGATTACAATGTAGTGAGAAAAATCGCAGGTAGCCTTAGCTCTGCACTCGGTTATTTAACCACTGCAACACGTTTAGGCCAAAAAGATTACTCTGCAGTATATCAAGAGGTTGAAGATCTTTACTTAGACCTATTAGCCAAAGCTGAAGCAGGCTCTGATTTTCAAAAAATGTGGTACAGCCGCTATGTTTCAACAGCTAAAACGAATAAGCACCTCGCTAATTTAACTGATATTTTAAATGGCGAAAAAAGCTTTAACGGCTTAGCTATTGATCAAGATAAACGTTGGACCATTGTTGCGAAATTAAATCGCTATCAATATGGTAACTACCAAGCCTTATTAACCGCAGAGCAAGCTAAAGACAACTCTGATACTGGCGTTAAAAATGCTATTTATGCTGAAGTTCTTCGCCCTGAGGCCGAGGTTAAAGCCAAATGGTTTAATGTGGTTGTTAACAACCCTGACAAGCTTAAGCTTTCAACCCTACGGTACATTATGTGGGGATTATTCCCTTCAGAACAAGAAGCACTTGAAGCGCCATATAAAGATAAAATTTTAGCGCATATTCCTAAGCTTAATGAAGGGAGCGACCTAAGTTTGTTAGGGTCGTTTACTGGAAGCATGCTACCTTCAAGCTGTTCGGCTGAAAGCGAAAGTGAGTTGGCGAAATTAGTGACTGAATATGCAGATATGAAGCCACAAGCGCTTAAAAGTGTAAAAGCTACACATCAACAAGTCGGTCGCTGTATAAAAGCACTGAAATTGTTGAAGTAA
- a CDS encoding AzlC family ABC transporter permease has product MNVQKTLVINLFKKGFWDMLPLNLAVIPWGILCGSLAIQRDFTVLEALLMPLIVFAGSAQLVATELIASNAPLATVLFTTFIISSRHFLYGLAFRDKISHLPAKWRLSLGFLLTDELFALSGDSKAFKGVYRLFYALAAGGSFYVCWLLWNIIGIFAGAYLPDLTTLGLDFAIAVTFIALVIPSVTTFPMLITVIVAGICSIVFKLLQWQLDLVAASLLGMYAGYISYSIQAKFKLAQVRKGS; this is encoded by the coding sequence ATGAACGTTCAAAAGACCCTAGTTATAAACCTTTTTAAAAAAGGCTTTTGGGATATGTTGCCACTTAATTTAGCGGTGATCCCTTGGGGAATACTGTGTGGTTCTTTAGCTATTCAACGAGACTTTACTGTTCTTGAAGCATTATTAATGCCTTTAATTGTATTTGCTGGCTCAGCACAGCTGGTAGCAACAGAGTTAATTGCCAGTAATGCGCCTTTAGCTACTGTATTATTTACAACATTTATTATTAGCTCTCGTCATTTTTTATATGGGCTTGCATTTCGCGATAAAATATCTCATTTACCGGCAAAATGGCGTTTGAGTTTAGGCTTTTTGTTAACAGATGAGCTGTTTGCCCTATCTGGTGATAGCAAAGCTTTTAAAGGTGTATATCGACTTTTTTATGCATTAGCCGCCGGGGGAAGCTTTTATGTTTGCTGGTTATTGTGGAATATAATAGGCATTTTCGCGGGAGCGTATCTACCAGACTTAACCACGCTAGGTTTAGACTTTGCTATTGCGGTAACTTTTATCGCGTTAGTTATTCCCAGTGTAACCACTTTTCCTATGCTGATAACTGTTATTGTTGCAGGAATTTGTTCCATTGTTTTTAAACTACTTCAGTGGCAATTAGATCTCGTTGCGGCATCATTACTGGGTATGTATGCAGGCTACATAAGCTACAGCATTCAAGCTAAGTTTAAATTAGCACAAGTAAGAAAGGGCAGTTAA
- a CDS encoding AzlD domain-containing protein, with translation MTLITIFLLALITFSTRYLFLHPKTPVRLGPKMIRFLSFSAPAVLTAIWVPIIFVQQGQLMLSWKNPYLVAATVAVLVAAKSKSIYLTLFVSVAVFVAMRFFMQ, from the coding sequence ATGACATTAATTACTATATTTTTATTAGCATTAATCACATTCTCAACACGGTATTTATTCTTACACCCAAAAACGCCAGTGAGACTTGGCCCTAAAATGATCCGCTTTTTAAGTTTTAGTGCTCCTGCTGTATTAACGGCTATATGGGTACCTATTATTTTTGTTCAGCAAGGTCAGTTAATGCTGTCTTGGAAAAACCCTTACTTAGTTGCAGCTACCGTAGCTGTACTGGTAGCTGCTAAAAGTAAAAGTATTTACTTAACCTTATTTGTTAGTGTTGCCGTATTTGTGGCAATGCGTTTTTTTATGCAGTGA
- a CDS encoding RNA polymerase sigma factor: MEQAKIDLLVIEMQQGSEAAFKEIFDYFQPSLVRFSYKVCCNEQMAKDAVQNSWLKVTKSIGKLKDPRAFKSWLYQMVRWQSIDLVKKAANDPLEFTEQDASSVSQHTGVEEMQSSLLALINLLPEIDRQAIYLFYLEEMKIKEIATILSTPEGTIKSRLNRARNMLKVKIEQLGE, from the coding sequence ATGGAACAAGCCAAAATAGACTTATTAGTTATTGAAATGCAGCAAGGAAGTGAAGCTGCGTTTAAAGAGATATTTGACTACTTTCAACCCTCACTCGTTCGTTTTTCTTATAAAGTTTGTTGCAATGAGCAAATGGCGAAAGATGCGGTACAAAATAGTTGGTTAAAGGTAACTAAATCAATTGGCAAGTTAAAAGATCCTCGTGCTTTTAAAAGTTGGCTTTATCAAATGGTCCGTTGGCAAAGTATCGACTTAGTTAAGAAAGCGGCCAATGATCCACTTGAATTTACCGAACAAGACGCTAGCAGTGTGAGTCAGCATACTGGTGTTGAAGAAATGCAGTCATCTCTATTGGCGTTAATTAACTTATTACCAGAAATTGACCGCCAAGCAATATACCTTTTCTATTTAGAAGAAATGAAAATTAAAGAAATTGCGACAATTTTATCTACCCCTGAAGGCACTATTAAGTCTCGGCTTAATCGCGCTAGAAATATGCTAAAAGTAAAAATAGAGCAGTTAGGAGAATAA
- a CDS encoding DUF6768 family protein: protein MNLDERIKQELSDEAKHLDQQLANDSGIFTMLANAFKGSLGRWLVIVLVVGLLVTVLMLYSGYQFFFVEGNIAFKLHWGVVLLVATMVQISLKMWSFMEMNRQSSLREIKRLELMVEKLCSQK from the coding sequence ATGAATTTAGATGAACGAATTAAACAAGAGTTAAGTGATGAAGCCAAACATTTAGACCAACAACTAGCTAACGATAGTGGCATATTCACAATGCTAGCAAATGCCTTCAAAGGTTCTTTAGGACGTTGGTTAGTAATTGTGTTAGTTGTTGGTTTACTGGTTACAGTTTTAATGTTGTACTCAGGCTATCAGTTCTTTTTTGTTGAAGGCAATATTGCGTTTAAATTGCATTGGGGCGTTGTTTTATTAGTTGCCACTATGGTGCAAATATCGTTAAAAATGTGGTCTTTTATGGAAATGAACCGTCAATCAAGCCTACGGGAAATAAAGCGATTAGAACTCATGGTTGAAAAGCTTTGTAGCCAGAAATAA
- a CDS encoding aminopeptidase 1 has translation MNVKSALTAVAVISALALSSQSFASDDKKAGKEKDQKSSWLSLSKAELTAVEDYATDYKNFIYKAPTELMFVKEAVKRAEANGFKRLTEKSNLKPGARFYDVNRDRGISFIVIGKKDLQQGTRIVGSHIDSPRLELKGRPLYEKQKFALFQTYVHGGIKSYQWVNIPLALVGRVDKKDGTVVEIEMGFDENDPILMVPDLAPHVDHPNRDRKSRDVIKKEELDVIIASKPDFEKSISKVVEDYLTSNYNISVDDFVSAELALVPAIKPRDVGFDRSMIAAYGHDDKAASIASVAAIMEQKIPEYTSIAFLVDNEEVGNINNTGAKSSYLVDLLSAMLYNEQGKGYNDYLLRKLLRNTKVISTDVNPGVHPTWSGVWELGNAPRLGNGINIKLYGGGFNANSEYTAWTRNYLDENNIKWQTSTYKGKASGGTIGSSLSDDNMEVIDFGVPILSIHSPYALGSKVDLYSLYKAMSAFFAHK, from the coding sequence ATGAATGTTAAATCAGCGTTAACCGCGGTTGCTGTTATCAGTGCGTTAGCACTTTCAAGCCAGAGTTTTGCCTCAGATGATAAAAAAGCAGGTAAAGAAAAAGACCAAAAATCAAGCTGGTTAAGCTTATCTAAAGCCGAGTTAACTGCGGTTGAAGATTATGCCACTGACTATAAAAACTTTATTTACAAAGCACCAACAGAGTTGATGTTTGTTAAAGAAGCAGTAAAACGTGCAGAAGCGAATGGCTTTAAACGCTTAACTGAAAAAAGTAATTTAAAACCCGGTGCGCGCTTTTACGATGTTAACCGTGACCGTGGCATTTCATTTATTGTTATAGGCAAAAAAGACCTACAACAAGGTACGCGTATTGTTGGCTCTCATATTGACTCGCCACGTTTAGAATTAAAAGGGCGTCCGCTTTATGAAAAACAAAAATTTGCCTTATTCCAAACCTATGTTCATGGTGGTATTAAGAGCTATCAGTGGGTAAACATTCCACTTGCACTTGTAGGTCGTGTTGATAAAAAAGACGGCACCGTGGTTGAGATTGAAATGGGCTTTGACGAAAATGATCCTATTTTAATGGTGCCAGACCTTGCGCCGCATGTTGACCATCCGAACCGAGATCGTAAGAGTCGCGACGTTATTAAAAAAGAAGAGTTAGATGTCATTATTGCGTCTAAACCTGATTTTGAAAAATCAATTTCTAAAGTAGTAGAAGACTATTTAACCTCGAATTATAACATTAGTGTTGATGACTTTGTATCAGCAGAACTTGCACTAGTGCCAGCGATCAAACCAAGAGATGTGGGGTTTGACCGCAGTATGATTGCAGCATACGGGCACGACGATAAAGCAGCCTCTATTGCCTCTGTAGCCGCTATTATGGAGCAAAAAATTCCTGAGTATACCTCTATTGCATTTTTAGTAGATAACGAAGAAGTGGGTAATATTAATAACACCGGCGCAAAGTCTAGTTACTTAGTCGACTTGTTAAGTGCAATGCTTTATAACGAACAAGGTAAAGGCTACAACGACTACTTACTTCGAAAGTTATTACGCAATACTAAAGTAATATCTACCGATGTTAACCCTGGTGTGCATCCTACTTGGTCGGGTGTTTGGGAGCTAGGTAATGCACCACGTTTAGGCAACGGTATTAATATTAAGCTTTATGGTGGCGGTTTTAATGCTAACTCAGAATACACAGCTTGGACTCGCAATTACCTTGATGAAAATAACATTAAATGGCAAACATCTACCTACAAGGGCAAAGCCTCAGGCGGTACCATTGGTAGTTCGCTTTCAGACGATAATATGGAAGTAATTGATTTTGGTGTACCCATTTTATCAATTCATTCGCCTTATGCCTTAGGCTCAAAAGTAGACTTATACTCTTTATATAAAGCGATGTCGGCATTTTTTGCCCATAAATAG